The Desulfosporosinus sp. Sb-LF sequence CCTTAGAAAAAGCTGGCTCAGATACCCGTGTTTTATCGGCTATCGAGATGCGTCAAGTTGCTGAACCTTATATTCGGCGGCGAGCCATTCGTCATATGGAGAAAGGGCGCATTGTTATCTTTGCAGCTGGAACAGGTAATCCCTACTTTTCAACGGATACTACAGCTGCTTTAAGAGCGGCTGAGATTGAAGCGGAAGCTATCCTGATGGCTAAACGGGTTGATGGGGTTTATGATTCCGATCCCTTTAAAAATCCCGAGGCGAAGAAGTTTGATCGTTTAAGTTATCTAGATGTTCTGAGTAAGGGACTAGGGGTGATGGATTCCACTGCGACCTCTCTTTGTATGGATAATAATATACCCGTCATAGTTTTTGACCTTACTGCAGAAGGCAATATTCGCCGTGTTGTCATGGGCGAATCTATCGGAACTTATGTTGGGAGGGATAGTGAATGATTTCTGAGGTAATCAAGGACGCGGAGGAACGGATGCATAAAGGGGTTGACGCACTACGTAAAGAGTACACGACGATCCGCGCTGGCCGGGCAAATCCGAGTGTTTTGGACAAAGTCATGGTCGAATATTATGGAACTCCTACTCCTATCAATCAACTTGCGAACATATCCGCGCCTGAAGCTAGAATGCTAGTGATTCAATCTTGGGACAGAACCGTTCTTCCTGCTATTGAAAAGGCAATTATGAAATCGGATCTAGGGCTTAATCCCTCCAGTGATGGCACTGTGATTCGCCTTATTATTCCACAACTTACGGCAGAACGGCGCGTGGAATT is a genomic window containing:
- the pyrH gene encoding UMP kinase, which gives rise to MDKPRYSRVVLKISGEALAGNQGFGLEHDMLVSVAKQVAEIRDMGVEVCLVVGGGNLWRGIAGSAQGMDRATADYMGMLATVMNALALQDALEKAGSDTRVLSAIEMRQVAEPYIRRRAIRHMEKGRIVIFAAGTGNPYFSTDTTAALRAAEIEAEAILMAKRVDGVYDSDPFKNPEAKKFDRLSYLDVLSKGLGVMDSTATSLCMDNNIPVIVFDLTAEGNIRRVVMGESIGTYVGRDSE
- the frr gene encoding ribosome recycling factor; amino-acid sequence: MISEVIKDAEERMHKGVDALRKEYTTIRAGRANPSVLDKVMVEYYGTPTPINQLANISAPEARMLVIQSWDRTVLPAIEKAIMKSDLGLNPSSDGTVIRLIIPQLTAERRVELVKTVKKKAEEARVAVRNVRRDINDQLKKLEKEHGEHGASEDEIKRAQDDVQKLTDKIIKEIEQVMETKESEITEV